Proteins encoded together in one Orbaceae bacterium lpD01 window:
- a CDS encoding DUF1007 family protein yields the protein MNMGLRHYWKLFFLWTVSTAVIAHPHSYIDLKAKWLVTDNQLTGIAFDWQLDEITSLTLTYDIFQQMPYPQAMKQIAEELTQNMQSSTFFTHLEQDRQPRVLYLQPNSSQAEQNKLKTKFSFILNLDQPITLANTELTLTTYEPSYYVSMAFQNHTDIDAAQLPPNCQTQLIEPNYNQVLQDYAMSLDLGETADEDLNLGKQFSQKVILKCQ from the coding sequence ATGAATATGGGTCTACGGCATTACTGGAAATTATTTTTTTTGTGGACGGTGAGCACTGCGGTAATAGCACATCCCCACTCCTATATTGATCTTAAAGCCAAATGGCTGGTGACGGATAATCAACTGACTGGCATTGCCTTCGACTGGCAACTCGATGAAATCACGTCATTAACACTGACTTATGATATATTTCAGCAAATGCCTTATCCGCAGGCGATGAAACAGATTGCAGAAGAACTCACCCAAAATATGCAATCCAGCACATTTTTTACCCATCTTGAACAGGATAGACAACCACGAGTGCTATATCTTCAACCCAACAGTAGTCAAGCCGAGCAAAATAAGCTAAAAACCAAGTTCTCGTTTATTTTGAATCTGGATCAACCCATCACTTTAGCCAATACTGAATTAACCCTCACCACTTATGAACCAAGTTACTATGTCAGTATGGCTTTTCAGAATCACACAGATATCGATGCGGCACAATTACCGCCTAACTGTCAGACACAACTTATCGAACCCAACTATAATCAAGTGCTGCAGGATTATGCCATGTCACTCGATCTGGGTGAGACCGCTGACGAAGACCTCAATTTGGGTAAACAGTTTTCACAAAAAGTGATATTGAAATGCCAGTAA
- a CDS encoding nickel/cobalt transporter produces MPVKTARLTQLIVLLLILIVLSGLAYQSWPRLIFEAQIWQKTLHQQLTALLIAIKQHEHRAGFMLIGFSFLYGVIHSAGPGHGKMIITTYLTTQPTYYRQALMITLLSSLLQGFVAIIFIMLAINLFSLTRHELGLGEYWLTQMSYSLILLLGVVLCLRTLYQYFKPITKQTLIFGHIRPLPAKLLTRPAIGYSITPSSLTQPVYACRCGHSHLPSTAKLRQANTLWSRLVMILAMGIRPCSGAILVLIFAKMLAIFNWGMLAVLAMSVGTALTISIIAILVLTFRQLALRLTRENRLSPQWFKGMGLSLKLIGGIILVIFSLLLLLSEPSYNPILFGGASHSSPMR; encoded by the coding sequence ATGCCAGTAAAAACAGCCCGCTTGACTCAGTTGATCGTTTTATTGCTAATCCTCATCGTCTTGTCTGGCTTAGCTTATCAGTCCTGGCCACGTTTAATCTTTGAGGCACAAATTTGGCAAAAAACACTGCATCAACAATTAACTGCTTTGCTGATTGCGATCAAGCAACATGAACATCGTGCCGGTTTCATGCTAATTGGCTTTAGCTTTCTGTATGGCGTGATACATTCAGCCGGTCCCGGGCATGGTAAGATGATCATCACCACGTATTTGACGACTCAGCCAACCTATTACCGTCAGGCGCTGATGATTACGCTGCTGTCATCATTACTACAAGGCTTTGTCGCGATTATCTTTATCATGCTGGCCATCAACCTATTTTCGCTGACACGGCATGAATTAGGTTTAGGCGAATACTGGCTAACGCAGATGAGTTATAGTCTGATTTTACTATTGGGTGTTGTACTCTGTTTACGCACGCTTTATCAATACTTTAAGCCGATAACCAAACAGACATTGATATTCGGCCATATCAGACCTTTACCCGCCAAATTATTAACTCGTCCCGCCATTGGCTACTCAATTACACCATCTAGCCTAACCCAGCCAGTTTATGCGTGTCGCTGTGGTCATTCACATCTGCCTTCTACCGCTAAATTGCGTCAAGCCAATACGCTATGGTCACGTCTGGTGATGATACTGGCGATGGGGATTCGGCCCTGTTCAGGGGCTATTTTGGTGTTAATCTTTGCCAAGATGTTAGCGATTTTTAACTGGGGCATGCTGGCGGTTTTAGCCATGTCAGTGGGTACGGCATTAACCATTTCGATCATCGCGATACTGGTACTAACTTTTCGTCAACTCGCTTTAAGATTAACACGCGAAAATCGGCTATCCCCCCAATGGTTCAAGGGAATGGGTTTATCCTTAAAACTCATCGGTGGCATTATACTGGTCATTTTTAGTTTACTGCTACTGCTCAGTGAGCCCAGCTATAATCCGATCTTGTTCGGCGGCGCGAGTCATTCATCACCGATGAGATGA
- the glnS gene encoding glutamine--tRNA ligase: protein MTEAVVRPTNFIRQIIDNDLAEGKYKTVHTRFPPEPNGYLHIGHAKSICLNFGIAQDYQGKCNLRFDDTNPAKEDIEYVESIKRDVEWLGFHWDGEVCYSSDYFDQLYQYAIELINKGLAYVDELSADEIREYRGTLTQPGKNSPYRDRSVAENLVLFTKMRDGEFGEGKACLRAKIDMTSPFIVMRDPVLYRIKFAHHHQTGNKWCIYPMYDFTHCISDALENITHSLCTLEFQDNRRLYDWVLDNITIAARPHQYEFSRLNLAYAITSKRKLNLLVTEKIVDGWDDPRMPTISGLRRRGYTPASLRDFCQRIGVTKQENLVEMSTLEFCIREDLNQNAPRAMAVIDPVRVVIENMSEGLNEILTMPNHPNRPELGQREVMFSRELYIDRADFREEANKNYKRLVLGKEVRLRNAYVIKAGRVEKDSQGEIKTIYCSYDAGTLNKNPEDGRKVKGVIHWVSTKFALPADFHLYDRLFNTPIPGSVDDFLSTINAESLVVKRGFVEASLSSADTSHAYQFEREGYFCLDYKHSSKDHLVFNRTVGLRDTWSETTAE, encoded by the coding sequence ATGACTGAAGCGGTAGTTCGTCCAACAAACTTTATTCGGCAGATCATTGATAACGATTTGGCTGAAGGCAAATATAAAACAGTGCATACGCGTTTTCCACCCGAACCTAATGGCTATTTGCATATTGGGCACGCGAAATCCATTTGCCTCAATTTTGGTATCGCTCAGGATTACCAGGGGAAATGTAATTTACGTTTTGATGATACAAATCCTGCCAAAGAAGATATCGAATATGTTGAGTCGATCAAACGCGACGTTGAATGGTTAGGTTTTCATTGGGATGGTGAAGTATGTTATTCATCCGATTATTTTGATCAACTTTATCAATATGCCATTGAGCTCATTAATAAAGGCTTAGCTTATGTTGATGAACTTTCGGCTGATGAGATTCGTGAATATCGCGGTACATTGACCCAACCTGGTAAGAATAGTCCTTATCGTGATCGCTCCGTTGCTGAGAATCTTGTACTGTTCACCAAAATGCGTGATGGTGAGTTTGGCGAAGGTAAGGCCTGTTTACGGGCTAAAATTGATATGACATCGCCTTTTATTGTGATGCGTGATCCGGTGTTATATCGGATTAAATTTGCCCATCATCATCAAACAGGTAATAAATGGTGTATCTATCCGATGTATGACTTTACCCACTGTATTTCGGATGCACTGGAAAATATCACTCATTCACTGTGTACTTTAGAGTTTCAGGATAACCGTCGTTTATATGATTGGGTGCTGGATAATATTACGATTGCCGCTCGTCCGCATCAGTATGAGTTCTCTCGCCTGAATCTGGCTTATGCGATTACGTCAAAACGTAAGCTCAATCTGCTTGTGACCGAGAAAATTGTCGATGGTTGGGATGATCCACGCATGCCAACGATATCCGGATTACGTCGCCGTGGTTATACGCCGGCTTCGCTGCGGGATTTCTGCCAACGTATCGGGGTGACAAAACAGGAAAATCTGGTTGAAATGTCAACGCTTGAGTTCTGTATTCGGGAAGATCTAAACCAAAATGCACCGCGCGCAATGGCGGTGATTGATCCCGTTCGTGTTGTGATCGAAAATATGAGCGAGGGGCTCAATGAAATACTGACGATGCCGAATCATCCAAATCGTCCAGAGCTCGGTCAACGTGAAGTGATGTTTAGCCGTGAATTATATATTGATCGTGCCGATTTTCGTGAAGAGGCCAATAAGAATTATAAACGCTTAGTATTAGGTAAAGAGGTTCGTCTGCGTAATGCTTATGTGATTAAAGCGGGACGTGTTGAAAAAGATTCACAAGGTGAAATCAAAACGATCTATTGTAGTTATGACGCGGGCACTTTAAATAAAAATCCGGAAGATGGCCGCAAAGTTAAAGGCGTAATTCATTGGGTTTCAACAAAATTTGCTTTACCGGCTGATTTCCATCTTTATGATCGTCTGTTTAATACTCCGATACCTGGTTCAGTGGATGATTTCTTATCGACGATTAACGCCGAATCGTTAGTGGTCAAACGCGGCTTTGTTGAGGCCAGTTTAAGTAGCGCAGACACTTCACATGCTTATCAATTTGAGCGCGAAGGTTATTTCTGCTTAGACTATAAGCATAGCAGCAAAGATCATTTAGTCTTCAACCGTACGGTCGGTTTGCGTGATACCTGGAGTGAAACTACAGCGGAGTAA
- the codB gene encoding cytosine permease — protein sequence MSKKDDNYSHEAVPHSEKKGILSLSIIMLSLTFFSASMWAGGTLGTGLSFNHFFLALLIGNLLLGLYSASLGYIGAKTGFTTHLLARFSFGLKGSWIPSFLLSITQIGWFGVGLAMFAFPVSKATGLNVYLLIALFGGAMTLTVAFEGIKALLYLSIIAVPAIAILGCYSVWIAVNSIGGLSSLMAITPKEPIDFTTALTIVIGSFISAGTLTADFVRFGKRAMSVFIITMVAFLIGNSLMFIFGAAGAASVGQSDISDIMIAQGLLIPAILVLGLNIWTTNDNALYASGLGMANITGLSSKTMSILNGLLGTLCAIWLYNNFVGWLTFLSTAIPPIGGVIIADYLFNRQAYKNLANGSKQQINIHAIIAIIVGILAAQFLPGIVPINSVLGSAFCYIVLTQLSKQYSSSRGKK from the coding sequence ATGTCAAAAAAAGATGATAATTATAGTCATGAAGCAGTTCCTCACTCAGAGAAAAAAGGTATCCTCTCTCTTTCAATTATTATGTTAAGCCTCACGTTCTTCTCTGCCAGTATGTGGGCCGGTGGTACACTCGGTACCGGACTCAGTTTTAATCACTTCTTTTTAGCCCTGCTTATCGGTAATCTGTTATTGGGTCTTTACAGTGCCAGTTTAGGCTATATCGGCGCTAAAACCGGTTTTACAACCCATCTGTTAGCACGCTTCTCTTTTGGTTTAAAGGGCTCATGGATCCCCTCCTTCCTGCTCAGCATCACACAAATTGGCTGGTTCGGCGTTGGACTAGCGATGTTTGCCTTTCCCGTCAGTAAAGCCACCGGTCTTAATGTCTATCTGCTGATTGCGCTGTTTGGTGGCGCGATGACATTGACTGTCGCCTTTGAGGGGATTAAAGCGCTACTTTATCTTTCTATCATTGCCGTGCCCGCTATCGCCATTTTAGGGTGTTATTCGGTCTGGATTGCCGTCAATAGCATCGGTGGGTTATCGTCACTGATGGCGATTACGCCAAAAGAACCTATCGATTTTACTACGGCGCTCACCATTGTCATCGGCTCATTTATCAGTGCCGGTACATTAACCGCTGACTTTGTCAGATTTGGCAAGAGAGCCATGAGCGTGTTTATCATCACCATGGTCGCCTTTTTGATTGGTAACTCCTTAATGTTTATCTTTGGTGCTGCTGGCGCCGCCTCGGTAGGCCAGTCCGATATTTCGGATATCATGATAGCGCAAGGTCTGCTGATTCCGGCTATTTTGGTACTAGGCTTAAATATCTGGACAACCAATGATAATGCCCTGTATGCCTCAGGGCTGGGGATGGCGAATATTACCGGTTTATCCAGTAAAACGATGTCTATTCTCAATGGACTACTCGGTACCCTTTGTGCCATCTGGTTATACAATAACTTTGTAGGTTGGTTAACCTTCTTGTCTACCGCCATCCCGCCAATTGGCGGCGTCATTATTGCCGATTACTTATTCAATAGGCAAGCCTATAAAAATTTAGCCAACGGTAGTAAACAGCAAATCAATATCCATGCGATTATCGCGATTATTGTCGGTATATTAGCCGCGCAGTTTTTACCAGGTATCGTGCCGATAAATTCGGTACTGGGCAGCGCATTCTGTTATATTGTGCTCACACAATTATCAAAACAATATAGTTCTTCTCGAGGTAAAAAATGA
- a CDS encoding cytosine deaminase translates to MTLINTINNVKLANQPDLYQIKIAQDKLSSISKQITPDPMGLDAQGGLAIAPFIEPHIHLDTTQTAGQPAWNQSGTLFEGIERWAERKATLTHDDVKARALKTLKWQIANGIQFVRTHVDVSDPSLTALKAMLEVKQEIAPWVDLQIVAFPQEGILSYPNGEKLLEQAVEMGADVIGAIPHFEFTREYGVESLHTIFKLAKKYQRLIDVHCDEIDDEQSRFVETVAALAYKEEIGEQVTASHTTAMHSYNGAYTSRLFRLLKLSGINFVANPLVNIHLQGRFDSYPKRRGITRVKELQEAGINVCFGHDDVFDPWYPLGTANMLQVLHMGLHVCQMMGYEQINQGLDLITHNSARTLHLKDYGLKAGNSANLLILPAENGFDAVRRQVPVRYSIRQGRVIAETKPAQTQIHLAQTESVKYQ, encoded by the coding sequence ATGACCCTTATCAACACGATCAATAATGTCAAACTGGCTAATCAACCAGACCTTTATCAAATCAAGATTGCTCAGGACAAATTGAGTTCGATTAGTAAGCAAATTACGCCCGATCCGATGGGACTCGATGCACAAGGCGGACTGGCGATAGCCCCTTTTATTGAGCCACATATCCACCTTGATACCACCCAAACTGCTGGGCAGCCTGCCTGGAATCAGTCAGGGACACTATTTGAAGGCATAGAGCGGTGGGCGGAACGTAAAGCAACCCTTACCCATGATGATGTGAAAGCGCGCGCGTTGAAAACCTTAAAATGGCAAATTGCCAATGGGATTCAATTTGTCCGCACGCACGTTGACGTCTCCGATCCGTCGTTAACCGCGTTAAAAGCCATGCTGGAAGTCAAGCAAGAGATCGCTCCTTGGGTTGATTTGCAAATCGTCGCTTTTCCCCAAGAAGGGATTCTCTCTTATCCAAACGGAGAAAAACTACTTGAGCAAGCGGTCGAGATGGGCGCCGATGTGATTGGAGCCATTCCCCATTTTGAATTTACCCGTGAATATGGGGTTGAATCACTGCATACCATCTTTAAACTGGCCAAAAAATATCAACGTTTAATTGATGTACATTGTGATGAAATTGATGATGAACAATCCCGCTTTGTCGAGACCGTTGCCGCACTGGCTTATAAAGAAGAGATAGGAGAACAGGTGACCGCCAGTCATACAACAGCGATGCACTCATATAATGGCGCTTATACCTCAAGACTGTTTCGACTGCTCAAACTCTCCGGGATTAATTTTGTTGCCAATCCGCTGGTCAATATCCATTTACAAGGTCGTTTCGATAGCTATCCAAAGCGACGCGGTATTACGCGCGTAAAAGAGTTACAAGAGGCGGGGATTAACGTCTGCTTCGGTCATGATGATGTGTTCGATCCTTGGTATCCACTTGGCACAGCCAATATGCTACAAGTATTACATATGGGACTACATGTTTGCCAAATGATGGGTTATGAACAAATTAATCAAGGACTGGATCTAATTACCCATAATAGCGCCAGAACGCTTCATCTCAAAGATTATGGTCTTAAAGCAGGCAACAGCGCTAATTTGCTAATACTACCGGCAGAAAATGGCTTTGATGCGGTACGTCGTCAAGTGCCAGTGCGCTACTCTATTCGCCAAGGCAGGGTGATTGCAGAGACTAAGCCGGCACAAACGCAAATACATTTAGCGCAAACTGAATCGGTAAAATATCAGTAA
- a CDS encoding AI-2E family transporter, with protein sequence MLLSSDQKLGLFCVALFSVFFIILMNVHLMGGVLAGLLTYTLTLKLDALLSKTSVKLSNKSKLISVLILSILIMAIFMGGAWYIFTKFLHMAKNPTETMDNAKMIIDNVSNTLPQNLRDYLPEDMDEILKNLTSYFKEHLLYLQSIVKNVFHILLIVIVGMIIGLILGFQENKRNIEEKNQQQTRLMAAFSDSMRRLVLVFQYVAISQVVISLFNTLMTAIFLFIILPIFDVHLPFSKSLVLATFVFGLIPIIGNLIVNVLMFLVAFTVSFGVAIVVIVYLIIIHKAEYVLNAKIVGTKVQAGICELLIAMLFLETLFGMIGLIFAPIFYAFIKLSLKQLKLI encoded by the coding sequence ATGTTACTCAGTAGCGATCAAAAATTAGGCCTGTTTTGTGTAGCGTTGTTCTCGGTTTTTTTTATTATTTTGATGAATGTCCATCTGATGGGTGGCGTCTTGGCGGGGCTGCTGACTTACACCTTGACGCTGAAACTCGATGCATTACTCTCTAAGACATCGGTTAAGCTGAGTAATAAGTCAAAACTGATCTCTGTCCTGATACTGTCCATCTTGATTATGGCTATCTTTATGGGCGGTGCTTGGTATATTTTCACTAAGTTTTTGCATATGGCCAAAAATCCCACCGAGACGATGGATAATGCCAAAATGATTATTGATAACGTCTCCAATACCTTACCACAAAATCTGCGTGACTATTTGCCGGAAGATATGGATGAGATTCTAAAAAATCTGACGAGTTATTTTAAAGAGCATCTACTCTATCTGCAGTCGATTGTGAAAAATGTATTTCATATCTTACTGATTGTCATTGTCGGTATGATTATTGGTTTGATTTTAGGTTTTCAGGAGAATAAGCGTAATATTGAAGAGAAAAATCAGCAACAGACTCGCTTAATGGCGGCGTTTAGTGATAGTATGCGTCGGTTGGTATTGGTGTTTCAATATGTCGCGATTTCACAGGTCGTGATTTCGTTATTTAATACGCTGATGACGGCTATCTTTTTATTCATTATTTTGCCGATCTTTGATGTCCATTTACCCTTTAGTAAAAGCTTAGTATTGGCCACTTTTGTGTTCGGTCTGATTCCGATCATCGGTAATTTAATTGTCAATGTGCTAATGTTCTTAGTGGCTTTTACCGTCTCTTTTGGGGTCGCGATTGTGGTGATTGTTTATCTGATTATCATCCATAAAGCAGAGTATGTGCTCAACGCTAAGATTGTTGGGACGAAAGTACAAGCGGGCATTTGTGAGTTGCTGATTGCTATGCTTTTTTTAGAAACGCTGTTTGGTATGATAGGACTGATTTTTGCGCCTATCTTCTATGCGTTTATTAAACTCTCACTCAAACAGTTAAAGCTCATTTAA
- a CDS encoding sugar kinase encodes MAIKICTIGELLVEFLAKKANQRFDETGEFVGPYPSGAPAIFADQVAKLGFSVVFFSCVGRDAFGKMCVARLKQDGVITQGIASHSKANTGSAFVSYRGQHDRDFIFNIPNSACGLLSFDHVDEKLLEGCSHLHVMGSSLYSFRVIDAMRKAIDIIKGNGGTISFDPNLRKEMLNIPEMVQSFEYIMEFTDIFLPSESEVSYFARQPQASQAETAQQLLDKGIKHIAVKCGQQGANYYGRDAQGQMVTLHVDSYPSTLIDPTGAGDCFGATFVSLLLAGYPVEKALRYANASGALAVAKLGPMEGTSTLAELERLVNPS; translated from the coding sequence ATGGCAATAAAGATATGTACGATTGGTGAGTTACTGGTTGAATTTTTGGCTAAAAAAGCCAACCAACGTTTTGATGAAACCGGTGAATTTGTGGGTCCTTACCCGAGTGGGGCACCGGCTATCTTTGCTGATCAAGTTGCTAAACTGGGTTTTTCGGTGGTCTTTTTTAGCTGCGTGGGCCGAGACGCCTTTGGTAAGATGTGTGTGGCACGCTTAAAGCAAGATGGCGTGATTACACAGGGAATTGCTTCACATAGCAAAGCCAATACCGGTAGTGCTTTTGTCTCTTATCGTGGACAACACGATCGTGATTTTATTTTTAATATTCCCAATAGCGCGTGTGGATTACTCTCATTTGACCATGTTGATGAAAAGCTCTTGGAAGGGTGTTCGCATTTGCATGTCATGGGATCGTCGCTTTACTCATTTAGAGTTATTGATGCGATGCGCAAAGCGATTGATATCATTAAAGGTAATGGTGGGACAATCTCTTTTGACCCAAATTTACGCAAAGAGATGCTCAATATTCCGGAGATGGTGCAATCGTTCGAATATATTATGGAGTTCACCGATATCTTTTTACCCAGTGAAAGCGAAGTCAGCTATTTTGCCCGGCAGCCTCAGGCATCGCAGGCTGAAACTGCTCAGCAACTACTAGATAAAGGTATTAAACATATTGCGGTCAAATGTGGTCAGCAGGGGGCGAATTATTATGGGCGAGATGCACAAGGTCAAATGGTCACCTTGCATGTCGACAGCTATCCATCGACCCTTATCGACCCTACTGGCGCCGGCGATTGCTTCGGGGCAACCTTTGTCAGTTTATTATTGGCCGGTTATCCAGTTGAAAAAGCATTGCGTTATGCCAATGCCAGCGGCGCTTTGGCGGTGGCAAAACTCGGCCCAATGGAGGGTACATCGACGCTGGCTGAATTAGAACGATTAGTGAATCCGTCGTAA
- a CDS encoding DeoR/GlpR family DNA-binding transcription regulator codes for MAKASASLLKRRLDIAEIVRKKREVKVDELCELLSVSGVTIRQDLNYLEEQGYLKRSFGGAIYLSPESATSTKSSDNSQLFNQENSDIELVQQTLSFIQDGDCLFLGHGSLIRKLIPYLFTFKNLTLLVNDLNHVSLIKTFLPQSDVIVLGGSVDEIGVANDPACLGYLLKRYPVNLSIVEISFISSDNQLMISEHHLGKFYQDLFMRSSRNLVMLPQRMVQDENSAVGLLQDVNLAILSRSAMTEYHQQFLDNQFIQWAAHKKSIIYQRT; via the coding sequence TTGGCTAAAGCGTCTGCTTCATTATTAAAACGCCGGCTTGATATTGCTGAGATTGTGCGCAAAAAGAGAGAGGTCAAAGTCGATGAGCTTTGTGAATTGCTCAGTGTCTCCGGCGTGACGATTCGGCAGGATTTGAACTATCTGGAAGAGCAAGGTTATCTGAAACGCTCATTTGGTGGTGCTATCTATTTATCACCCGAAAGTGCGACTAGTACTAAGAGTTCGGATAATAGCCAATTATTCAATCAGGAAAATAGCGATATTGAACTGGTTCAACAAACGCTCAGCTTTATTCAGGATGGTGATTGTCTGTTTTTAGGTCATGGCTCACTGATCCGAAAATTGATCCCTTATCTGTTCACGTTTAAAAATTTAACCCTGTTAGTCAATGATTTAAATCATGTATCGCTCATCAAAACCTTCTTACCACAAAGTGATGTGATCGTATTGGGCGGCAGCGTTGATGAGATAGGTGTAGCCAATGATCCAGCCTGTCTGGGCTACTTACTCAAGCGTTATCCGGTCAACTTATCGATTGTCGAAATCAGTTTTATCAGTTCGGATAACCAGCTGATGATCAGTGAACATCACTTAGGCAAGTTCTATCAGGATCTGTTTATGCGTTCGTCTCGTAATCTGGTGATGCTACCGCAGCGGATGGTACAAGATGAAAACAGTGCTGTTGGGTTGTTACAGGATGTTAATTTAGCAATTTTATCCCGCTCGGCGATGACTGAATATCATCAACAATTTTTAGATAATCAGTTTATACAGTGGGCGGCACATAAGAAAAGTATTATTTATCAAAGAACTTAG
- a CDS encoding tagatose bisphosphate family class II aldolase, with protein MSIISSHNMLKKAQAEQYAVPAFNIHNLETMQVVIETVAELQSPVILAGTPGTYSYAGTENIIAIAQALAKKHRIPFAVHLDHHEDYADIVNKIHQGVRSVMIDGSHHSFEENIAIVKRVVDYAHRYDVSVEAELGRLGGVEDDLVVDAKDALYTSPTQAAEFIERTGIDSLAVAIGTAHGLYKSEPKLDFDRLAEIRKTVAIPLVLHGASGLSQQDVQTCIARGICKVNVATELKIAFSDALKDYMNQHPDANDPRHYMQPAKQAMKEIVTKIIHTCGCAGKL; from the coding sequence ATGTCTATTATTTCCAGCCACAATATGTTAAAAAAAGCCCAGGCAGAACAGTATGCGGTGCCCGCCTTTAATATTCATAATTTGGAAACCATGCAAGTTGTCATCGAGACGGTTGCCGAACTACAATCACCGGTGATTCTGGCCGGAACGCCGGGCACCTACAGTTATGCCGGTACTGAAAACATTATCGCCATAGCCCAAGCGCTGGCCAAAAAACATCGCATTCCTTTCGCTGTCCATCTTGATCATCATGAGGATTATGCTGATATCGTCAATAAAATCCATCAAGGCGTCAGATCAGTGATGATCGATGGCTCTCACCACAGTTTTGAAGAGAATATTGCCATCGTAAAACGGGTTGTTGACTATGCGCATCGTTATGACGTGAGTGTTGAAGCTGAACTGGGTCGCCTTGGCGGTGTGGAAGATGATTTAGTGGTAGATGCTAAAGATGCCCTCTATACCTCACCAACTCAGGCGGCTGAATTTATTGAACGAACCGGTATCGACTCGTTAGCCGTCGCGATTGGAACCGCCCATGGTCTCTATAAATCGGAGCCTAAGCTAGATTTTGACCGCTTAGCTGAAATTCGTAAAACCGTTGCGATTCCACTTGTACTACATGGCGCATCGGGATTATCACAACAAGATGTACAAACTTGTATCGCCCGTGGTATCTGTAAAGTCAACGTCGCCACAGAACTTAAAATCGCTTTTTCTGATGCCTTAAAAGACTATATGAATCAGCATCCTGATGCTAACGATCCACGACATTATATGCAACCAGCAAAGCAAGCCATGAAAGAGATTGTTACTAAGATCATCCATACCTGCGGCTGTGCTGGCAAACTATAA
- the pfkB gene encoding 1-phosphofructokinase produces the protein MIHTLTLNTAIDMNIHSQGLLPNVVNRTTHTEYSPNGKAVNVTLVLKKFAIESVAIGFFGGFSGQYIYDALVERQIKTIPCWIDDMTRINVFINDGEQEYKLVGKGPYVTVSQQAEMLAIIEALTDCSHLVISGSLPNNIDADYYDRILSLCQQKQIQVILDISHPKLQALLPYQPLLIKPNNEEVKAIFGLSTETPAEIMAAMTELHQLGAQNILLTMGEQGMYFSNGQHLWFCDAISINLVSSACAGDAALAAFLSEWLIHQDVEAALKKASATGANVAESDGLGLLDKVDEYLLQLTVTQII, from the coding sequence ATGATCCATACTTTAACACTCAATACGGCTATCGATATGAATATTCATAGCCAAGGATTGTTACCGAATGTTGTTAATCGAACTACCCACACCGAGTACAGTCCTAATGGTAAGGCCGTTAATGTCACGCTAGTGCTGAAAAAATTTGCGATTGAATCGGTGGCTATCGGCTTTTTCGGTGGTTTTTCTGGCCAGTATATTTATGACGCGCTGGTCGAACGCCAGATTAAGACGATACCTTGCTGGATAGATGATATGACGCGGATTAACGTCTTTATCAATGATGGTGAGCAAGAGTATAAGCTGGTCGGTAAAGGCCCTTATGTCACAGTATCACAACAAGCAGAAATGCTCGCGATAATTGAAGCACTGACGGACTGTAGCCATCTGGTGATTAGTGGTAGCTTACCGAATAATATCGACGCTGACTATTACGACCGTATTCTATCGCTTTGCCAGCAAAAGCAGATTCAAGTGATATTAGATATCAGTCATCCCAAACTACAAGCCTTACTGCCGTATCAACCCTTACTGATCAAACCCAATAATGAGGAAGTCAAAGCGATCTTTGGTTTATCCACCGAGACACCCGCAGAGATTATGGCTGCGATGACTGAGCTTCATCAACTTGGCGCACAAAATATTCTCCTCACCATGGGAGAACAAGGGATGTACTTCTCTAATGGTCAACATCTTTGGTTTTGCGATGCCATTAGCATCAATTTAGTCAGTTCAGCTTGCGCGGGTGACGCGGCCTTAGCGGCATTTTTAAGTGAATGGTTGATCCATCAAGATGTCGAAGCAGCACTCAAAAAAGCCTCGGCAACCGGCGCCAATGTGGCCGAATCAGATGGTCTTGGTTTACTAGATAAAGTCGATGAATATCTACTTCAGCTGACGGTCACCCAAATTATATAA